CAGTATAATAGTTATTaccaaatctttcaaatctaACAAGGTTAAAAACTTGTTCAATGTATCAACTCTCAACAACTACTCCATTAGTAGTTGGGAATGTCCACATTTTGTGGTGTGAAACAATGTTTTATGCTCCTAACTGCCAGGAAGACAGAGAGAGAACTGCTCCTAACTGCCAGGAAGACAGAGAGAGAACCTGACAGTTGCATGGATGTATAATGGTTCTTTTGAGAGTCTGAATCTTCTAACATCATTGTTAACTGAAATCAATTGGAGAGATAGACGAACATACTAGTGTACTGAAGAGGACTATGACAATGGTGTCGGTAATCATTGTAGCATTGATCGGAATCAATGTAACACCAGAATATGTGAACTTCACAATCAAGGAGAGAATAGATTAAGACAGGAtttttaacaattataaaattcACAATCTTACAGAGAATATTCTTTGCAACTGTTTTGAACTGTAATGAACAGAAAAACAGATACCTGTTTGAAAGCCAATGCAATAGAGACCGCCCCTCTCATTAGCCCAGCCCACCAAATGATTATCTACATGGATAGAAATTTCAATAATAAGAGGCCATCAAAGCGTGACTGCCTTTTCTTTAAGTATGGAACAAATCTACCATGGCAAACAAGGCAATACTAACCTGGTGTTTAAATGTGATTACTGATGTTCTCTTGGCTCTTCTATTCATGTAATTGGAAAGAACAGAGAGAGGAAAAACCAATGCAGCACGGCAAAGCAATATTAGTAAGATTAAGGTACTATAGATGCTCATTGAAGTCCCAAAGCTGCAACCAACAGAAAGTTTAAACAACATGATTTAGATAAAGATACCTGCAGTTGTTCCAGAGAACAATGATGTCATGTGAGAGGTTCAAATTCATATTCCTAAGAATTTAGGTTAACTTAAGATATTTCTGGCTTGAATTTGAGTAAATCAAAAGACTTAGATCTTTGTTTGAAGCACAAACGGTGTATGCAAAGGTCTTCAGAGATTTTTTTGAAGCACATACAATGTATGCGAAGGTATTCCATATGAAAgtgtagtatatataatatacaagcTTTCACTGAACTCGTATCAATATAAATCCACTTAAAACTTCTTTGAAGAACATACAATGTATGTGAAGGTATACCATATGAAAgtgtagtatatataacatacaaGCTTTCACTAAACTCGTATCAATATAAATCCACTTAAAACCTAATTGGACGATCTGAATATAAACTAACTGTAATATGTGATATGAATGAGCTGAATTGTAGCAGAAGAGAATTAGCACCTTAATTTGGTCATCCTCCACATTTCAATGTCAAGAGCATCCATTCCCACATAGAGAAATATGAATGTTTCTGCAATAAATGACATTGTTGCAAATAGATGCCCGCAGAGGAGAGGCAATAAACCAAGCACTAGGCATCACTAATTACAGACTTTTACAGTCACCACACTTCCAAATAATCCCTTCATACGCACCTGGTCGTGATTCTTGAACTCTCAGAAAGATTATGCCATGTATAGTGTGACATCAGAATTCCACAGAAGAAAACAGTGAGAATTCCACTAAGTTGCAGCAGCTGCACAAACAAACAGCAGCATCCAAACTATGCACTTGCACAAACAAGCTGCAGTATACAAAATATTGGCTTACAATTTGATGCTACAAAAACAGTAGTTTTAAAAAAGGTTCAGAGTGTACATCTTAAAGAAGCTCAAGATCATCAAGTGCATGATATGGATTTGTGGTTTCCTTCATCTCACACTCTTTTCTCTATCTTCAaggagttgaataaaaaaaaaaaatctccataAAGAGGGTTTGGCTCCTAGGTACTTAAATTTCTCAGATGTTAATCGGCAAATTACTTATATGTTTGAAAGAGACATCTACTTCAatgatatacatacatacatatatatatatatatatatgtgagattggatttgagaataaaaaatCTAGCACTTCGTATCAAGTCTTGTTATAATTACTCATAAAGTGAATGGACATCTGAGCACATCATTACCTCTGCCAACATGTAGGAGAGATATGCCATTAAGATCATCAAAGCTATTTCACGAACACTGGAATGTCTGAAAGCAAATAGAAGAGCAGATTCATAACGGTGGGACATCTTGTTAGTCTCCAGATATAAATAAGGTATGAAATCTGACCTTCATATCACAGAAATTAATCTGCACCTTTTATTCAAAACAGAGTTTACCTTCCAAAAGTTAAGGTCTTAAGAACATATGATGTCACAAGTCCAGCCTGCAATGAAATTTTTTGGCATGATTTTCCTCCCGATATATGCACAACTTATTACTGGCATATTCATTAATACAGAGAAAATTAAGAACGCATTATCTAGTATTGTGCAACAACTACACCGCCAAAgactatgtaaaaaattttacatTACATAGTTCCAGATGGTGTGTTATGGATGTTGGATGAGCAAGATTGGCAGGCAGGAAATATTCAGATATGCAATAAGCCAGAAATGAGCTTGAAGATAAGAACATATCTTCAGGAGCCATGTCAAGTCCAGCTGCTTAAGTTTTAAAGGCGAAATTCAACACAAAAAGGTTGTCACTTTATTCAATCGACAGGGACATTATTAAGTCACAGGTAGACACAGAGAACGTATTCTATGTGTATGGCAAAGGAGAGCATAATTAGCTGTACAATATGGCATGGCATACTATCAATGCTTACCGTGATTCCAAGAGCAGTACTTGCCAATAAAAGGTAAAAGAAATCTCCAATAACGTGAAGTGCCGTCCTACCATTAATTCTTGAAATATCAAGCTTCTGAACTGCATTGAAGAGAACAACTGTCGTTGCATCATTCACAACTCCTTCCCCAAAAACTAGGCTGTACAGCAAAGGAGTTTCGTCTTGATGGAGAACCTACATGtagatatatttatgtatacaCAGAACATCCAAGATTCAAAGCAGCTCACCGCAATTAAAAGAAAGTGAATAATTACAAACCCAACCAACCTGCAGTGTACACACTGTATCAGTTGAATATAGTACCTACAGCTGAATCAAAACAACCTAAATTCATTTGCAAATAATGGTTGTGAACTAGAAACAACTAAATGCCTAAATATTGGGGTACCTTCCTcttcctaaaaaataaaaaataaatgcctAAATAGATCTTCCAAGTGTCTTATATATGAAAAAGGTGATGAAGGGAAGAATCTCACCAACATAGTCTCGTGCGGTCAGACCAAAAAAGCCCAGCTTAGGAAATAGCCACCAGCTGCCTACGTCAAAAATAACATGCACCAATTTAGAAGTGAACTCATGGAAAAtaagcaaaggaaaaagaaaagaagaacaagaaattGATTTAAAAGTTACCAGCAGTAATAATTATTGCTGAAATAAAAACGCTAATCACCCCAAACGACATGATTGTGGAAATTTTGAAAGAACTGTTTTTTCTTCACCTGGAATCCGTAGTAGGTATACAAAGCAGAGAATTGCACAGCAGATACATGTTAGTTATCCGCAGAGTAATTCAATACATGACCAATTCAAGAATCCGGTTTATAAAGACGTCCTTACCCAGCATTGAAAATGATTGGTGGAAGGAGATATATGAAGAACAATTCTTCGTTGAATGCAAGGATGTGAGAGCTCTTCCCCTTACTCAGAAGTAAGATTATAGTTCCGGCTATGCATCCCTACTAATTCAAAAAGAACATTGATGGGCATTACAGGACTAAAGTAAACAAGTTTAAGCAATCTCTCATAGAAAAGCTATATCAAGTTATCCACACacctaaaaaacaaaacattctCTACAGCCACACTttccttgaattttttttatttcgaaCTTCATTTCGTCCCCTAAAgcgaaaaaaaaatcctttaccgacaatatcatatatttatgtatatgcTAAATTAAAGAATCAAGTAAACATCATACACACACGTGACAGAGAGAGAGGTTACGATCAAAATGGCAATTATAGACTCGTTAACCCAGCGGTTTTCTTCGAGCAAGTGACCGATGACTAAGCACAAAAAAAGAACAGCCACGAACACCGTTACTGGAACCACCTGTTCATGGTCGTTCCCAAGGTTTCTTACATATTCAGATACCACCATCGTTGCCATTCCGCTAGCTCTGCAGCAGTTCGAAGTGGAGGAAGGGAGTGAGAGTTTGCCCGGATCGTGAGAACATACTTTGTAGATGGTGCTGACACGTGTGAAAGACTGCTTGGGAAAATAACACGTGGTGAGAGTGAATAAGAAacgctgttttttttttttttaacacatcataaatatttcagctcatataaaaaaaataaccacaGTGAAAGAGTAcgttttatctatttttatcttcctttaaatttttatataaaatataataaataatttaattttttaaaattttaaaataataataatattaaaaaacaatattataataatattttatttaacttttatttaaaactactaatctcatctcatcttatcattcaaacaaaaactcAATGATTAATGGAACGCTATttttaacatataaatatacataagtCTTAAATTTTTGTTGACAAAGACTactaattttatattactacattttttattcttctttggtTATATTTCATAAatgtgttgtttttttttaataattttagataatattatagtaaaataaaattttataatattctcaAACTTTTACAAAAGCCCTTTACACATTGCAGCTATGTATGTTAATTATTATCTTATACGGCActctcaaaatataaaaaaatttaataatacttttattaaaaTCTGATAATCAATGTTATTTCATATCTaagaaactaattaattaatcgaGGTACATTAATATTAGAAAGATCAAATCAAAACCATATATGTTTagagttttttaatataatggATAATATTACGAACAAGTCTCGAATATACAAATCGTACATATCggatctatttttaataaaatatcaatttgtACACATAATATATCATTGATTTTATAATAGAGCAAGTTCATAGATATTAATGATCTCCCCGGCCACAAGCGTTTCTGATCCGAAGAGATGAAGATTGTTCGTGTTTTGTGTGTTAATTGTGTGGAGGGTTACTGCGAGTACTCCAGTTCGCATGCATCCAAGTTGAATTTGTAAAAGTAGGAAAATAAAAGCTAGTGGAGGAGGCTGATGCATTCAATTCCCATGCTGATCATGAGTTTTCCCACTTTCTCGGTGTAGTCGTCGATTAGCTGTAATGGGCAACCTAAAGGCCATATCATTCGTTCTTACATCACATCATGATGAGTCTTCGTCAAACAAGCATTTTTACCTGTTTGTTTTTTATGCATTGACTCTACAGTTGACCCAAATGGAAGATGATTTAATCATCAGACTGATCTTCGTCAACCAAGCCTGGTTGCctgatctctttctctctaaaacCTTAAAAGATCTATCTCACGAATTCTCCAGCAAAACCTGATCGCCGGAATTTATTGACGTCGATTACTTGCCGGTCATGCACAATTCACTTGGTCGCAcgttctttcttcttcttctgcttcaCTCGTTGGTAGTGACTCTGGTCTCTGCTCAGGGATCTAACAAGACCACTCTCTGGCCTACACTTAGCGGTTTGTGTTTTGCTCAATCTCTCTTTCTGCTCCGTTATTTTCTGTCTGATTGTCACTAAAATGAAGGGAAGGAAAATAAGGATTTTTGTGTGTgtttttatctttataattgGCGTTGTTTTGACTGTTGGAAGATGAAAAACTGGTCTACAGTTGcttgacttttttttattccgtctttcaaacaaaaaaaatttatgtctGTTTAATATTCCTGAGAGATCTTTTGAATCTTTATTGGAAGATGAAAACTGATCTACAGTAGCTTGACTCTTTTTTCCGTCTCTCAAACTCGACAAATTTATGTCTGTTTGATTGCTGATCAGAGAACTAAATGAAGATAGAGAACCATGTTGAATCTTCATTTAgccttgtttctattttttttttttttcggggtGCAGTGAAAATTGAAGACTTGTTCAATTAGCAAAAGAGTTGACTAATTGTAGCGAAAATTTTTCTAATATGGAAAATTTTGTACTGAATAGCTAGATCCAtcgatggaaaaaaaaaagacaattgtGGTTCTATAATTCTATTAAATCATATACGGCAGTAGAAATTGACAAACTTTCCAACGTTAGAAACAGAAACTATGAAAATGATTCGGAGATTGCAGCAATTCAACATTCCCAACTTAATTTGGATCGTTTTCAGGAAATGTTTAGAACTTCCGATTGTGAAATTCAACATGGAACACTATCTCAAACGTCAAAGTTAACCCAATCAGTTTAGCCTCAACATTGTTACAGTAACCACTTAGTCTTGTTGTTTATACTTGACATTGGATTCCATCacacgagatactcatgttctGTTAGCTAACCGATATGATTGGATTAATTTGTAGGTAATCCGCCTTTGGTTATTGCACGCGGTGGGTTTTCAGGGCTATTTCCTGATTCTAGTTCAATTGCCTACGCTCTGGCACTTCAAGTTAGTGTACCCGATGTGCTCTTATGGTGTGATGTGAAATTGACAAAGGATGGAGCCGGGATTTGTGTGCCGGATATCAGGCTGGAAAATGCCACGAACATTGCGGAAGTTCACAGAAACAAGAATAAGGTTTACCTTTTCAATGGAGTTCCAACCCGAGGATGGTTTCCTGTGGATTTCACCCTCAATGAGCTAGCAAATGTTTCCCGTAAGTCTGAGTTgtcttatactttttttttccttgcatttCATACCGGTTACTTGGATGTCTAGTCAACCAACATTTTTCTTTACATATGGTTGATGTCGTATTTGTTTAAAGCTATTCTTATGGAAGTAAGGCTATCGGGCCCTGTTGTTGCTTATCCTAATATTTTGCATTAGAAATTGATGTAAATTTCTGTCTCTAACCAGTAACACAAGGAGTCTATTCTCGAACTAATAAGTTTGATGGAAATAGCTTACAAATTCTCACCGTTCAAGATTTggctaaaacaacaaaaccacaaCCAGGCATATGGTTGAATATTCAGGTAAATGGATGATTATAAACTGTcttacattaaaattatatccTCTGATGTTGTACAGATGTGTCTCTAATCATGTAGGATCTGGCTTCTCATCTATCATTTTCACCAACCCATTTGTTCTATCACTTTTTGCAGTATGATGCATTCTTCAAGCAACACAATTTGAGCATGCGAAGCTTTGTTCTTTCTGTGTCAAGAAGTGTGGTAGTAGGCTATATTTCATCACCAGAGGTGGGTTTCCTAAGAAGTATTACAACACGATTAAATCCAAGAACGACAAAACTGGTCTTCAGGTTTCTAGGACAAGATAAGCTTGAGCCTTCAACTAACCAGACGTATGGTTATCTGTTAAAGAATCTTACGTTTATCAAGACATTTGCCTCTGGAATTCTAGTTCCCAAGGCTTACATATGGCCTGTAGATGCCAGTCTTTATTTACAACCTCATACTTCTGTTGTCGCGGATGCTCATAAGGCAGGGCTAGAAGTTTTTGCATCAGATTTTGCAAATGATGTTCCTTTTAGCTTCAATTACAGTTATGACCCAGTATCTGAGTCGTTGTCTTTCATTGACAATGCTGACTTCTCTGTTGATGGCATGCTGACGGACTTTCCAATTACTCCATCGCAAGCTAGAGGTAAATTATTTCCTTCCACTTGATAGGAATAGCAGTCACCTAAATATCATGCATATCTACAAATTTTGAAGTAATGGTTTGTTATCGAGCTTTTCtagccttttttatttttgtaatttctgaATAGATCTTGATTTGGCTATCTGGATTCCCTGACAGATCTGTAAGATTTGTGATGATCAAATGAATAAGCTTAAACTTTGAACTTACTGGATTCAGCTACTAGGAGCTTTTTTTTCCGATGAGGCCGATAtcctataaatttattaaaaggcCCTCATTTGTGGCAAAGGAATACTGTAGATATAAACCTCACTTTGGGGAATCCAGAAGGTGGAAAAAAGAACCTCTACCAGACTACCTACCACAATATATATACCGTTCAACATttaatcaaagaaaatcacagaaacaaacaaatcaaaacagtTTATTTACATCTCAAGTAAGGCAAACCAGCTCTATCAAGTACTAATTTCCCTTTAAGCTCCCATGGCAACTCATTGGAGGCCAGAAAAGTTTTGGACTCGCCATTTGCACCCTGCTTAGAAAGAAAATCTGCAATTTGGTTGGACTCTCTAACTTTTAATGGTACAAATAAAATTCTTTCAAAAAGCCAATCAATGACCAGTGAATGAGGCCCTTTCCCCTCGACCAATTAACTACTATCAAAGAATCAGGTTCAATCTCTATGTTATGCAACTGACGATTAAGGCAAAGATTTAGTCCATCCATGACTGCATGAAACCTCAGCCAGATTAGTAGTTCCAAAACCATAAGAAgaagcaaaagcaacaaatcgtACTTCTGAATTTCGTATACCACCACCCCCACCACATTCACCAGGATTACCATAACTACTTCCATCCACATTTAGTTTATACCATCCTGGATTTGGTGTGTGCCAACTCAACATCTGCTGAATTATAATAGTATCCAGCCTAGTTAAGACACCAGCCTTGGAAACTTTTGACTATACATCTATCTGGTAGAACAGATTTAATCTTAGAACATACAGCAAACTTCTCCTTTACATCCTCCATGTGTGCTTTACACCTTCTTAGCCACAAGAACCAAGAGATCAAAGATGGGAGTATCCCAAATATTAGACCCACTTGGGATGACAACTTGGCTTTCCTTGATTGAGTTTTACCTGACTCTGTATCTTGACCTTGTATGGCATTATTAGTTTGTTTTGTTATTGAATTATTGACTGCTTATTTCAGCAAATATTTTGCTCACGTTACTGATTTCTCTTCCCATACTTGTAGATTGCTTTGCTCATCTAGGCAAAAATGCTTCAGCGCAAGGTAAATCCTGCTGCACATCGCTTTTGATAAAAGTTTTTCTGCTCATAGCTTATTGATATTGTTGTCTAAATGAATGTTTCTATGCCAACATAATTTTCATAATATCATTGTTAACCTTTTTCCTTCACAATGCTCATTCTCCAGCAAAGCCTTTGGTTATCTCTAAATGTGGAGCAAGTGGAGATTACCCTGGCTGTACAGACTTGGCATTTATGCAAGCTATTGCAGATGGGGTAGATGTACTTGACTGCCCTGTTCAATTGTCGAAGGATGGGACACCATTTTGCTTAAGCTCAATAAATCTGATTGATAGTACACTAGTTGCTCAATCAAGTTTCACGAGCCTTTTAACAAGTATCCCAAAGATAAAGACTGGCAGTGGAATATTTACCTTCAGCCTGACATGGAGTCAGATTCAAACCTTAACAGGTAAGTCAACTTTGGTTCTCCTTTACTTACTCTGTGGTGAAATACTCGTTAACCTCACCTCCCATTCTAGCTCCCTCcccaaaagagaggaaaaaacacCAATCAAAGAAAAAGTTCACTGGAAGTCTGGAACCTTTCATGGTTTGTGGAAAATGTTATACTTCACAAAAACAGCTTTTGTTAAGTCTGAAGGATCAACATCCTTTTTACACCTAAACTGTGACTGGTGGAAACTTATTACCTTCTAATACACTTCTAAGATATGGGGTCTACTAACAACTGACGAAaatcacattattttatttagatcaCTTCTGTCTGCATTACATGGAGAACTACTGTCATAGAGATTTTTTGTGATTGTTGCTAATCACACATGCATAACCatgggaagagaaaaaaaagaaaactatggGGAGAGGTGTAATTATCCAACACGTTGAACCAACCCACTTAAACTTGTTTAGAATGACCAATGCTTGCAAATGTATGTAGGAACTATGGGAGTTtggcagaagaataaaaaattacatgtaACTATTGTTTTCTTACAACTTGAAAATGACAACTATTAAGGCAtgatttttttgagatttagGTTTTAGCTTCTGCAGATTATAAGCCCTTGAGTTGTGAGGGCCTCTTCTCATATGATTATTCACATGCTTTCACCGGTCTTCTGCTGCattttagttatgttatttgaCTCACATTCTGtcgtatttttgtaaatatcatttgcaAACTAGTTCTGAATGCATATTTCAATCCCTGTATATACCGTATTTGCAAATTCCTGCAGCGGCAATAGCAAACCCTTACAACAATTATAGAATGTTCCGGAATCCGAAGTTCAGAAAGGCTGGAAAGTTTCTTAAATTGTCTGAATTTTTGGCCATGTCGAAGAATGCAAGCTCTCTTACTGGTGTCTTGATCAGCATAGAAGTAAGTATTTGCTTTTCCTACATtcttttaattactaaaaacgttacaaaaaataatgttacGAGGAGATTTCACACCATAAATCCATGGTTAGTAATTTATCAGAGAGAGGGATATTCACGTGGAATCAAATTGTTGATGTCTTATCTGCTATGTAACCAAATCCTCATGACGCCAATGTtgaaattattgtgttttataaTAATCTGAGGATGTTTGGATGTGCATTATCTGCAGCAtcaattgaaaaatgaaagattttCCTCAACACGACGTGATTATTTCTGTTGGTAATGCCATTTTATTCTGTTATGTTCCTTCAGCATGCGGCCTACCTTGCAGAGGAGCAAAGATTGAGTGTAACTGATGCAGTCATCGATGCCTTGAGCAAAGCTGGTTATGACAACCAGACATCCTTGAAAGTTATGATTCAGTCCAGTGATAGCTCAGTTCTAATGAAAATCAAGGaccaaaaaaattatgagagGGTGTACAAGGTTGACAAGAATATTCGTAATGCCCTCGACTCAACCGTTAAGAACATAGAGACGTTTGCTGATTCTGTGGTTGTCAGCAAGATGTCTGTCTTTCCTGAAAGACAGGCATTCCTCACTGGTGCTACTGATACTGTGTCAAAGCTACAATCATTTAAGCTCCCGGTGTATGTAGAAACCTTCAGCAATGAGTTTGTGTCTCAAGCAtgggacttcttctcagatgcAAACATGGAGATCAACTCATTTGTCATGGGGGCAAACGTTGATGGTGTGATCACTGACTTCCCTAAGACAGCTGCCAGATACAAAAGTAAGTGGATTTACTTACATTGAAACTCTTCGTTTTAAATGATGCAGAAATATAGCTAGTCTTTAGTCAACCACAAAattaactttatatatattatgctttGAAAATCATATAGATGTAAATATATAGATTACATCTAATAGGCATTTATTTCACTCCTTGCctctttttatttcaatt
This Carya illinoinensis cultivar Pawnee chromosome 11, C.illinoinensisPawnee_v1, whole genome shotgun sequence DNA region includes the following protein-coding sequences:
- the LOC122281279 gene encoding LOW QUALITY PROTEIN: sodium/hydrogen exchanger 4-like (The sequence of the model RefSeq protein was modified relative to this genomic sequence to represent the inferred CDS: inserted 4 bases in 2 codons), translating into MATMVVSEYVRNLGNDHEQVVPVTVFVAVLFLCLVIGHLLEENRWVNESIIAILIGCIAGTIILLLSKGKSSHILAFNEELFFIYLLPPIIFNAGFQVKKKQFFQNFXTIMSFGVISVFISAIIITAGSWWLFPKLGFFGLTARDYVAVGTIFXTDTVCTLQVLHQDETPLLYSLVFGEGVVNDATTVVLFNAVQKLDISRINGRTALHVIGDFFYLLLASTALGITAGLVTSYVLKTLTFGRHSSVREIALMILMAYLSYMLAELLQLSGILTVFFCGILMSHYTWHNLSESSRITTRHLFATMSFIAETFIFLYVGMDALDIEMWRMTKLSFGTSMSIYSTLILLILLCRAALVFPLSVLSNYMNRRAKRTSVITFKHQIIIWWAGLMRGAVSIALAFKQFTYSGVTLIPINATMITDTIVIVLFSTLVCSCFFLTKPLISYLIPHHDTIKIGDRESSSTREDLNMPLISLEGSAASDITRAKDSLSMLIERPVCTIHFYWRKFDDACMRPIFGGPVTNQLEC
- the LOC122281274 gene encoding glycerophosphodiester phosphodiesterase GDPDL3-like encodes the protein MHNSLGRTFFLLLLLHSLVVTLVSAQGSNKTTLWPTLSGNPPLVIARGGFSGLFPDSSSIAYALALQVSVPDVLLWCDVKLTKDGAGICVPDIRLENATNIAEVHRNKNKVYLFNGVPTRGWFPVDFTLNELANVSLTQGVYSRTNKFDGNSLQILTVQDLAKTTKPQPGIWLNIQYDAFFKQHNLSMRSFVLSVSRSVVVGYISSPEVGFLRSITTRLNPRTTKLVFRFLGQDKLEPSTNQTYGYLLKNLTFIKTFASGILVPKAYIWPVDASLYLQPHTSVVADAHKAGLEVFASDFANDVPFSFNYSYDPVSESLSFIDNADFSVDGMLTDFPITPSQARDCFAHLGKNASAQAKPLVISKCGASGDYPGCTDLAFMQAIADGVDVLDCPVQLSKDGTPFCLSSINLIDSTLVAQSSFTSLLTSIPKIKTGSGIFTFSLTWSQIQTLTAAIANPYNNYRMFRNPKFRKAGKFLKLSEFLAMSKNASSLTGVLISIEHAAYLAEEQRLSVTDAVIDALSKAGYDNQTSLKVMIQSSDSSVLMKIKDQKNYERVYKVDKNIRNALDSTVKNIETFADSVVVSKMSVFPERQAFLTGATDTVSKLQSFKLPVYVETFSNEFVSQAWDFFSDANMEINSFVMGANVDGVITDFPKTAARYKRNRCLGLGNGTPSYMTSVQPGQLMQIISQAYMPTAEAPYPVLTIADVAEPPLPSVSARAPTFRPVGGSSSIVMSSKWDDLMSWINKLL